AAAACTTAAAGTAGATTATTCCAATTATTAAAATGActacaattgctccaattccAATTgcaacataaataataaaatttgtggttgttgttgttgttgttgttgtttcttgTATTGTTGTTATTTCTGTTGTTGTAGGGGGTAAAGTGGTGGGAGCAGCCCCTAAAAGTACAttgtgtaattttatttataagataATTAAGAATAAaggcatatatagtagggctggggaagatgggacacctttagcacataatgttcaaatatcctgatcgtgttttagcaattaacaacggtctatgggagtcgtgaggatacggtttcatatttctttgaatgttctttgtttactatcaaatggaacaagaaaatagaatgaaaagtgtcccatcttcccccaccctactatataaacaaaggTTAAATTACAAGTAGTTTTTATTGTCTAGGCGTAACATTAGGGGTGTATGAGTTTCATGTcacccaaacttttttttaaatggttgaCATCATATGATATAACAGTTTTCTgcctaaaacagctttattctgctgttaggtgtctatacaaacaagcagagccagagccaaagtatattgcattcaccacattaatcaatgaggttccctatgtttgatgactatgagtgtaactgcattttaacaatgtcaccccagattttaccctgctgttaggtgtctatacaaacaagcatagccagagccaaagtatattgcattcaccacatcaatcaatgaggttccctatgtttgatgactatgagtgtaactgcattttaacaatgtcaccccagattttaccctgttgttaggtgtctatacaaacaagcagagctaaagtatattttattcaccacattaatcaataaggTTCTCTAGGGATATACTTTGtcagtgattatttttttcgaggagattttttttatgtattgttgataatatagacaacccattagtgaccactgatttggagcaattgccgttaagtgtcttgcccaaggacacatacgcccacaatggtagcaacgacgaaccttgaatccattacctctgggttagaggcaggcgcgcgctatccaactgtgctacggcgccagtatttatatattattgggCTTACTTTGACAAATATAACGATGGGTCTTCCCGCATTCTTCAATCTTCCATTTAAATGACGCATCCAATGATGCTTGGTATCCCATGGTAACACAAGGTTTCCTGTTGTCGTATTTTTTCGCATTACCAGCCCAATAAGTGAAGACCGATGTATTAGTTGTTGTACCATCCGACCATTCCAATGTATTTGAACTGGGACGACGCAAACCAATGTAGAATGAATATGGTTTAACTgaacacaaaacaataactttaatagACGTGTACACAATATAATCTTTACAGAGTTCATTAACACTTACCTGTTAACTTTGTGGTATTGATATTTTTGACAAGAAAATCTTGAATTCGTTGAGATTTAACAACAGCTAGAATGGCGCTTATTGCTTTACAACCTTCCTTTGCTTTATCAACTCCAATAACTGCTGTATACTCAATGTAATATTCGATGCCATCAAGTTGATGCCAATTATCATTGGTTGATGTTACGACAATCAAATTTAACAGAATCAAAACGAACAgcatatttgttttctgtttttgcaagaattatttaaactgtattataaatttttttatttgttttatgtaagcACAACTAAGGCATACGTAAGTATTTTACTCTAaacccactgaggcagtttatagacgccaataatatatatattttattctataagagtgaggtcttcagtgaggcacacctgagacctgggatgtaggtctattaccctaacacccagggtTCTACCATCtggaccccactgaggcagtttatagacactcaatgttatacattctattctataagggtgaggtcttcggtgaggcacacctgagacttgggatgtaggtctattactcaaacacccagggtgcaaCTATTTAAACCCAATTTTCGtctgatcagaatatttaaatatttgtattatacacTACttctataaaaacacaataacatgctaaaaactgttaaaattacCTCACTAaaacaacatgaaaaaaataaacataaactactaataaactgttaaaaactgttaaatttaTCTAAGAATTTAATTgcaattaatatatttttggatattataatttcaaaatacaCAACATAAATTATAATGCATATAGTGTCAAAATTGCagtcaataaaacaacaaaactaaaataaataacctaaaactgttaaaaactgttaaattttGATGTTAATTTACTTAATAAAATCTATTACATTTTTctaataaacaacataaattataATGCATATAGTGGAgccattttattctatgtttagcttaaatataatgttgctacagctaaaataaaatgtgtaaagTTATAAGTTGATTTACTTCCTTGTCTGTTAGAGTATGACGTACCTGTTTATCGCATTTACTTCCTGTAAAGTATATTAATCTTATTTGAACTAAACAATGAGAATCGGAACTTCATTTTATCATGTCACTGTATTATTGCCTACTGTGTGTATAACTAAAAATAGGTGACCacttattgttttgttggtattttttatatttgggtattaaaagtactgaagtgtcggtcaaatataatttatcttgtataaacatatttgaaaagtggtgcaaccaattcaagggtattgttttgtaaaactagctgtcaaaaatactgaagtgtcggtcaaatataacttaacttatataaacacctgtaaaaagtggtgcaaccaattcaaggttattgttttgttgacactttgtaaaactagctgtcaaaaatactgaagtgtcggtcaaatacaacttaacttatataaacacctgtgaaaaatggtgcaaccaattcaaggttattgttttgttgacactttgtaaaagtAGCTGTCAGAAATACTGAAGTGTAGGTCAAATacaacacctgtgaaaagtggtgcaaatatatacatttattatacaataaaagactggatttttgtctgttatttttttgttactatttacattgtattgtctGTAGGGCGTAACGGTCATGCCTTTTAcccaaaacattctttttttttcaataagcgtgttttaactactgttgttttaccgttactacccatcttttcaataatataaacttttctGTTCTTCGTTATCATGAATTAagacacaaaataaatttcatgcaTTCATTCACTGATTAACCAGATCAGGTTCAGGTTAGGGAAATTCTacagttttcaatttttatttatttttgcatatttttttacagtttttattttttatttttgcaggtAATATTTGCTGTAATTGGAGCATTGGGCAAAATGAGTCATCTCCTCTCACCTGAAGCATTACAGGCAAATTCCCCAAGATTAGTGAcagttttattgaatttatatAAACGGTAAGAGGTcactgggttcgaatcccagTGCTGGCACTGGTGAAACTTTATTTAGACCATATAAACATGttactttaacttttttcctATTGGTCAATAttccactaagttacatatgtggtaactcgttagcagGCACGagatatatgaaacagaacacccgtgttataacgactgtcattaaaGCTACtctaaaataaagcaagttacattcattcattcaaaaccTATAAgcaggcaagaggtgtatgtaacagaacacccgtgttgtaacaactgtcgttgccttgccacacgaggataaataagttacatttatacattcaaaacttataagcaggcacaaggtgtatgaaacagaacacccatgttaaagcgactgtagttgccctgccacgcaaggttaaataagttagattcattcatttcgtgtcctgaaataaattaaagttatttttaagtcTCCATGCTagcttataaaaaaatctgtaagTTATTGCTGCCAGCtaagttataaatatgtaaGAGTAATAagctcgacagtgagcatgatgttAACTTGTATTTCAGCCACAGTTTAACACCATTGCCGATAACGACAGccatttgtgatgtcataacagcTGTGACTGCTATAGGAAGTTCAGTTTTGGAACAAAATCTTGATTCCCTAATTACCAATCTACATCATCAGGTAAAAATTTTTGGGAACTTTTTTTatctaattatatttaaatgtgattacttaaaaactgtttattaaaaatattgttggataaaataatattatttttcaattaacgcacatttttgtttctattacaagtttaact
This DNA window, taken from Ciona intestinalis unplaced genomic scaffold, KH HT001121.1, whole genome shotgun sequence, encodes the following:
- the LOC113475657 gene encoding uncharacterized protein LOC113475657, producing MLFVLILLNLIVVTSTNDNWHQLDGIEYYIEYTAVIGVDKAKEGCKAISAILAVVKSQRIQDFLVKNINTTKLTVKPYSFYIGLRRPSSNTLEWSDGTTTNTSVFTYWAGNAKKYDNRKPCVTMGYQASLDASFKWKIEECGKTHRYICQRAAPTTLPPTTTEITTIQETTTTTTTTTNFIIYVAIGIGAIVVILIIGIIYFKFFRKKQESSEAEMRENVLYGITNHASTLDTNQSVYETADKVSPVYSYAGEGSSSGVPRSENTLVIHSVNQEIKFVNPNAVYSEVNQSSVYSVVKK